AAAAGTGGCCGAGCAGATGCCCGTGCTTGCCGGGCGGCGTGAGGAAGTCGAGCAATTGCTCTGCACGTTGCAAGATCAAGGCGTCGATTTCACGACGCTGTGGCACGAGGATTATCCTGAGATTCTGCGCGGCATTCCTGATCCGCCGCCGGTGATTTCGCTTTACGGAAAATTTTCTGAGCGCGATGCACGCGCCGTTGCCATTGTCGGCTCGCGGAAGGCTTCGCCGCGCGGGATCGAGATTGCCGAAGGTTTTGGCCAGCGTCTCGCGGCCGCCGGGGTGACGGTGGTGAGCGGCTACGCGAAAGGCATCGACACCGCCGGCCATCTCGGCGCGGTGCAAGGTGGCGGCCGAACGATCATGATCTTGAGTCACGGCATCAATCATTTTCGCTTGCGCGACACGGGCTTCGAGTCGGTCGATTATTTGAAATCACACGGTGTTATTCTCTCGGAATATTTTCCAACAATGACGTGGACCGCCGGTGCGGCCATGGCGCGCAATCGTCTCATCGTCGGGCTTGCGAAAGCGGTGTTGGTTGTCGAATGCGGCGTGAAATCCGGCACGATGGATACGGCGGAACGGACGCAGAAAGCCGGCAAGCCCTTATTCGTTGTTGCATTTCAAGAGCCGGGGGAGAACGCGGCCGGCAACGCGGAACTGATCAAACAAGGGGCGATTCCGGTTCGGAGGTTCAAGGAGGTGGATCGAATATTGGAAGTCATCACGTAACACGACTTTCAAGCCGCAGCTTATCATGCGCAAATTTATTTAACTCCCAGTTCCTGCAACAGAAATCCCGCGCCCGCGAATTTTTGCACCACCCACAGCACGTAGCGAATATCCACCGCAATCGAGCGGCTGTAGGCTGTGCTCCATTGATAGTCGTTGATCGTCGCTTCATAAGCGCGATCAAAATTCACACCCACCAGCTCGCCATTCGCATTCAGCACCGGGCTGCCGGAGTTGCCGCCGGTGGTGTCGGTGTCGTAGAGAATCGCCACTGGCACGTCTTGCAATTTCTCGCTTTTAAATCGGCCAAAATCTTTTGCGCGCCACAAATCGAGCAAGCCTGCCGGCGCGATGTAATCTTCGTGGCCGCTCAGATTTTTTTGATAAACACCGGCAACTGTCGTAATCGGCGCGTATGCAACCGCATCATTCGGCGAGTAGCCGCGAATGCGGCCAAACGTCAAGCGCAGCGTGCCGTTCGCATCGGGAATAAATTCGGTTTGTTTCCACTGCTGCTTCACTTCGATCAACTGCGCAAACAGCTTGGCCAGCGCGCCTTGCCGGCCGCGCTCGGTTTCGCGATTCTTTTCCAGATCGACTTCCAGCGCTGCGGCAAACTCGATGAACGGATCGTTGAGGCGGCGGATTTCTTCCGGCTTCATCGTCATCAAGGATTTGAAAAACGCCGCATCGCGCAATCTCGAATTGGCATGCGCCTCTTCAACAAACTTGTCGATGGCCTCATCTGCCGCGCCGGCGGTCGATTTTTTTATAATCGTTTCGACCGCGTTGATTTTTTGGCCATCCGGCAGTCGGGCGGCCTTGCGAAGAATCTCTTTCAAAAAAAGCAGGTCAATTTTATCGTTGCGGTCGGCATAAGCCAGCTCCAAACGGCTTTTGAGCGCCGGCAGGTTGCGGTTCATGTAAGCCGGCTCGCGCTGCAAGTCATCTTTTTGCAATTGCGCGGATAATTTGAACGCCGTGTAGCCGGCGCTCAACAAAATCGAGCTGCCGGTAATTTGCCCAAGAATGTGATTGCGATTCGCCTCAGCCATGATTTCGCCATAAATTCTGTCGATCTCCGGCAACACCGCGCCGTATTGCGCCTTGCGTTTGACATCACTGTCAATGAAAGCTTGCAGTTCTCTTTCCTCCTGCCGTTTTTTGGCGAGTAAATCGAGCCGATGAAAACCTTGCAGCTTGCCGCGATAGTTTTTCATGCGATTCGCCAGGCCTTTGATACGGCTGCTCAAGCGAATCGCCACTTCCGAATTGTCTTTGCCGGCGGCTTCCATCATGTCGATTTGCCAGGCAAACCAATCCGCATGAAACGGCAAAAAATATTTTTGGTGATATTCGTAAAAAGCCGCGGGCTGATGCCGAAACGTGCGGCCGGGATAGCCGAGAATGAACACGAAATCGTTTTCATTCACTCCCTGCGGCGCAATTTTCAAAAAGCGGCGCGGTTTGTAAGGCACATTGTCGGGAGAATATTCAGCCGTCGATCCATCTTTGGCGACGTAGGCACGCATAAAAGAAAAATCGCCGGTATGTCGCGGCCACACCCAGTTGTCGGTTTCCCCGCCAAATTCGCCGATGCTGCGCGGCGGCACGTACACCAGGCGCACATCTTTGATGTTGCGGTAAATAAAAAGAACATACGTTTTGCCGGCAAACATCTCCGCCACTTCGGCGCGAATGTCTTTGGCCTTCGCCTCTTCCGCCGCAACGATTTCCTTCATCTTCTGCTCAAAAGCTCTGGCGCGTTCCGCAAAATTCATGTTTTCTTGCGCCGCGCTCAACACTTCGGCGGAAACGTCACGATACGATTCGGTGATGCGACAGGTGTAGCCTTTCGCCGGAATCTCTTCCGGGCGGTGGCGCGAGAGAAAGCCGTTGGTGAGATAATCCTTCTCCGCCGTGCTCGCCGCCTGCACCGCGCCAAACGCGCAGTGATGGTTGGTCAAAATCAATCCCTCATTTGACACAAACGAGCCGGTGCACCCTCCCACCTGCACGATGGCATCGACCAAGCTCACGCCTTGCGGATTGTACAAATCTTTCGGCGCAATCTTAAAGCCTTTCGCCTTCAGATTCAACTTGTGAATCTCCGACAGCGGGTACATGCCCTCGTCGGTGAAGGCGAGGGAGGTGATCATGGCGATTAAAAAGGTACTCAAAAATATTTTCAATACGAGTTTCATGGCCTCTCCTTAATCGTTGGGTTCGGCACGAAGCCAAGCTCGGCCAAATCTTCGTCTTCGTTGTAGTAATATAGTCGATTTGTTGTTGATGTTCAACCCAAAAATCACTGGGCAGGCTCACCCGGCATCAATGCCCTCCCATATTTCAGACACTGGCCGCGTCTCACCAGCCATCACTTCTTTCCAACCTTGGCGGAAGCTATTCTCGGCAGACTCCAACTCCACAATTTTACGGACTACGCGCGTAAATACAAAATGTTTTTTTACTCCATAGACTTTCTTGCCTTCCGCCTTCTCCAAGAAAAGCTCAATCACCCGCGGCGAGGCTTCTTCCTCATACACGTGATAAACAACGCGATCTTTCTCACGTCGCAGCAGCCGCATGCCCAGCAAGCGTTCTTCATGCAACAACGCCCGCGCCAGCCAACTGCCAATCTCGGCTTCAGTGAGTTTATGCGAGAACCTGTAAATTTCGCCGGCTTGCGGAGTGAAATCGGGGAGGCAAGGAAAAGACAGCAAGTCTTGCAGCCTGAATGCTGCGTCACGGGGTGGCTGCGCATCCAAACGCGATTTGATAAAATTCAAAAAGCGCGCAATGCGAAAAAGTGTGACAAGATCGCAACGAGAAAATTGAGGTGTTTCGACTGGAAAACAGGTCGAGCGTTGCAGAGCCAATTCCGGTGAAGGCAACAGGCCGCGTTCGAGGCATTGGCGATAACTCTCCGTGCCGGGCGTGGCGTAAAACACGCTGGGGCCGATGAGCACGGGCCGCTGCATGAGATGAACGATGGAATCGAGCATCTCTGCAATCGTCGAATCCGGCAAGCCGAGAATGACGTAGTTTACCATCTCCATGCCGGCAACTGCGGCCTTTTCGACGACGCGATCAAAGTGGCTGGTGGAGCCGGGGCGTTTGGTGGCGCGTTGCTGCTGTTTGTCGCTGGTGACCAGCGCGAGATTCAACGCGCGAAAGCCGGCGCGTTTCATTTCATCCACCAGCGGCTCGCTGATATTCGCGGCGGAAATGCCGTTCATCGCCAGCAGCTCGATCTGTTCTTTGCCAAATTCTTCGCGAATGGCGGCGAGAATTTTTGCCGCGCGTTTCTGGTCGAAACTAAAATTGTCGTCTTCGATGTCGAAAATCTCCGTACCATATTTCTCCCGGCAGAGCTTGATTTCATCAATGACGCTGTGAATCGAGCGCGTGCGGAATTGGCGGCCGGCGGTAAGAAAAATCGAGCAGAAGGTGCAGTGATAAGGGCAGCCGCGGCTGGTGATGAGCATCGTCAAGCGTTTCCCGCCCAAAGTATATCGCGCCGGATCGATCAGCTCGCGCGCCGGCAACGGCACTGTTTCGATGTCCTCGATGAGATCGCCATGTTCGGGAAGACGCAGTTTGCCGTTTGCTTTATATCCGAGGCCGCAAATCGAGTCCATGGCGGAGAATCTGCCCTCATCAAGCGCGGCAACGAGTTCCGGCAACGTACGCTCGCCTTCGCCGAGTAGAACAAAATCGACGTTGGGATCAGAGAGCACCTGTTCGGGACAGGCATTGACATGCGCGCCGCCCATGATGACGGGCCGCGCCGGGTCAAGCTCTTTAGCGATTGCGGCAACGCGCAAGGCTTCGCGATAAAAAGGCGTGAACAAAGATGAAACGCCGATGACGTCGGCATTCGAGGCACGAAGGCGCTGGCGAATTTCTTCCCACGGCAAGCCGTAATGCCGGTAGTGACTGAAGAGCTTGAACGGGCTTAAATTGCCTGGGCGATAATAGCGCTTGAGATACGTAAACTCCGGCGGCACCTCGATGGTTTGCTTTTTCTCGGTTGCCTGGCAATCGAGAATTTCGGCTTCGATTCCAGCTTGCTTTAATGAAGCGGCAAGATAGAGCAGCCCCACCGGCATCGTGCGAATCGTGGTTTGATAAAAATCGGCGACCGGAGGCTGAATCAAGAGCGCTTTCATGGCGAAATCCCAACGGCGAAACGGCGCGTTCATTGGCCGGAAGAATTCAAGCCGGCTTTGCCGCGCAGCTTTTCCAATTCGGCGCGCAAACGGGCGTTTTCTGCTTCGAGAATTTTTCGCGCTTCAGCTTCGGTATTCGCTCGCGTTTCAGCTTCGGCGCGGGCCTTGGCCTCGGCTTTAGCTTGCGCTTCGGCGGCGCGCGCGATGTCCGCAAATTTTTCCCGCTCTTCCATCGCCTTGTCCGGATCGATAACCATTTCGCCAGTTTTTGGATTGAAGAAGCGCAAAATATAAGGCGTGTCGGGATTATTGGTCGGCATTGCGCGCAGCTCTAGATTCAATTTGTCGCTGCTGAGGCGCCAGCCATAAAACCCATCCGCCGGCTGGTCAGGAAACAGCGCGAAGGGTTCGATTTCGCGTGGAACGTACTCGCCGCCGTCGAGCCGGTAGGCGCGGAAAGGCGGCTTGAGATATTGCCCAAACGGATCGAACAAGTAGTACTCTGCCACGCCGATTTCCGCATAGATGAGGCGTTTGCGGCCCAAATCGACTTCGCGGGTTTGGGGCGAGGTGACTTCGAAGACCACTTGCGGCGGCTGTTTTTCTTCCCACATCTTATAGCTGCGCCGCTCTCGCTTCGGAACGTCCCACGCGACGTAAACGTCCGGCGCAAGGCGTTTTTTCGGGTGGCCTTCGCGATAGTACAGAAACATGTTGGCGCCGACACTAGTCTGTGGCTCGGCGCGAAACCACCAGCGCAAAGCAAAATACAGATAAAAGATTTGCAAAACGTGTATTCCGGTTTCGGCCATGGGCTCTCCATCTGAGTCAGGGTACTCGATTACGCGCTGGCGGCGAGGGGGTACAGTAAGCAATGTTGACATAGCCTTCTCACCAGGATAGATTAATGATTGGCAGTTTTTCGCAACAACGCAATATAAGCAAAAAACGGCTGGCAAACAAGACCGTTTTCATGATAAAAACAATTTGACAATCACCGCCGGAATTGTTATGATGAACGTCACGAACATGCGTATTTGTCAACCGGCTAACTCAACCAGTGATGAGTCCATGAAAATCATCCATCTTGTCGCAAACGGCGATCTTCG
This genomic stretch from candidate division KSB1 bacterium harbors:
- a CDS encoding DNA-processing protein DprA, which translates into the protein MRPENVLRDWLLLQSLEGLGGRTYTKLIERFGSPQAAMQATKEQLLAIPRFPRKVAEQMPVLAGRREEVEQLLCTLQDQGVDFTTLWHEDYPEILRGIPDPPPVISLYGKFSERDARAVAIVGSRKASPRGIEIAEGFGQRLAAAGVTVVSGYAKGIDTAGHLGAVQGGGRTIMILSHGINHFRLRDTGFESVDYLKSHGVILSEYFPTMTWTAGAAMARNRLIVGLAKAVLVVECGVKSGTMDTAERTQKAGKPLFVVAFQEPGENAAGNAELIKQGAIPVRRFKEVDRILEVIT
- a CDS encoding B12-binding domain-containing radical SAM protein — encoded protein: MKALLIQPPVADFYQTTIRTMPVGLLYLAASLKQAGIEAEILDCQATEKKQTIEVPPEFTYLKRYYRPGNLSPFKLFSHYRHYGLPWEEIRQRLRASNADVIGVSSLFTPFYREALRVAAIAKELDPARPVIMGGAHVNACPEQVLSDPNVDFVLLGEGERTLPELVAALDEGRFSAMDSICGLGYKANGKLRLPEHGDLIEDIETVPLPARELIDPARYTLGGKRLTMLITSRGCPYHCTFCSIFLTAGRQFRTRSIHSVIDEIKLCREKYGTEIFDIEDDNFSFDQKRAAKILAAIREEFGKEQIELLAMNGISAANISEPLVDEMKRAGFRALNLALVTSDKQQQRATKRPGSTSHFDRVVEKAAVAGMEMVNYVILGLPDSTIAEMLDSIVHLMQRPVLIGPSVFYATPGTESYRQCLERGLLPSPELALQRSTCFPVETPQFSRCDLVTLFRIARFLNFIKSRLDAQPPRDAAFRLQDLLSFPCLPDFTPQAGEIYRFSHKLTEAEIGSWLARALLHEERLLGMRLLRREKDRVVYHVYEEEASPRVIELFLEKAEGKKVYGVKKHFVFTRVVRKIVELESAENSFRQGWKEVMAGETRPVSEIWEGIDAG
- a CDS encoding S46 family peptidase, with product MKLVLKIFLSTFLIAMITSLAFTDEGMYPLSEIHKLNLKAKGFKIAPKDLYNPQGVSLVDAIVQVGGCTGSFVSNEGLILTNHHCAFGAVQAASTAEKDYLTNGFLSRHRPEEIPAKGYTCRITESYRDVSAEVLSAAQENMNFAERARAFEQKMKEIVAAEEAKAKDIRAEVAEMFAGKTYVLFIYRNIKDVRLVYVPPRSIGEFGGETDNWVWPRHTGDFSFMRAYVAKDGSTAEYSPDNVPYKPRRFLKIAPQGVNENDFVFILGYPGRTFRHQPAAFYEYHQKYFLPFHADWFAWQIDMMEAAGKDNSEVAIRLSSRIKGLANRMKNYRGKLQGFHRLDLLAKKRQEERELQAFIDSDVKRKAQYGAVLPEIDRIYGEIMAEANRNHILGQITGSSILLSAGYTAFKLSAQLQKDDLQREPAYMNRNLPALKSRLELAYADRNDKIDLLFLKEILRKAARLPDGQKINAVETIIKKSTAGAADEAIDKFVEEAHANSRLRDAAFFKSLMTMKPEEIRRLNDPFIEFAAALEVDLEKNRETERGRQGALAKLFAQLIEVKQQWKQTEFIPDANGTLRLTFGRIRGYSPNDAVAYAPITTVAGVYQKNLSGHEDYIAPAGLLDLWRAKDFGRFKSEKLQDVPVAILYDTDTTGGNSGSPVLNANGELVGVNFDRAYEATINDYQWSTAYSRSIAVDIRYVLWVVQKFAGAGFLLQELGVK
- a CDS encoding Uma2 family endonuclease; protein product: MSTLLTVPPRRQRVIEYPDSDGEPMAETGIHVLQIFYLYFALRWWFRAEPQTSVGANMFLYYREGHPKKRLAPDVYVAWDVPKRERRSYKMWEEKQPPQVVFEVTSPQTREVDLGRKRLIYAEIGVAEYYLFDPFGQYLKPPFRAYRLDGGEYVPREIEPFALFPDQPADGFYGWRLSSDKLNLELRAMPTNNPDTPYILRFFNPKTGEMVIDPDKAMEEREKFADIARAAEAQAKAEAKARAEAETRANTEAEARKILEAENARLRAELEKLRGKAGLNSSGQ